The Toxorhynchites rutilus septentrionalis strain SRP chromosome 3, ASM2978413v1, whole genome shotgun sequence genome includes a region encoding these proteins:
- the LOC129774110 gene encoding uncharacterized protein LOC129774110, with translation MNPRKPGKVRLIWDAAAKVDGISLNTMLLKGPDQLTSLPAVLSRFRQYRVGVSADIREMFHQIFIREQDRHSQRFLWRNNSTEPLSIFLMDVATFGSTSSPASAQFVKNKNAEEFADRFPRAVESIVKNHYVDDFLDSFENEEEAVRVSQETSFIHLHGGFQLRNWLSNSAELLKEMKEEGPNDSKSFCLNSAEGTDRVLGMLWLTVNDELRFSMKMKDEIQLVIDKGERPTKRQLLKCLMGVFDPLGLLSVFLIHGKILLQDVWRAGLLWDEKVPEDIFDRWTRWTELFPKIEDLRISRCYFTRATADTYKALQLHIFVDASEAAFSAVAYFRTAKFESEAECSLVAAKTKVAPLKPLSIPRLELQAAVLGSRLMTTVLESHTVEVKRCVLWSDSATVLAWLRADHRRYKQYVACRVGELLSITEVAQWRWVPSKLNPADAATKWGKNPCPGTGDVWFKGPEFLQQPEENWPKQTTTSIPPEEELRPCYIIQQSLLPEAIVEFTRFSKWRRLLGAIAYVHRFIDNCRRRCRGEEAEMLYLTQDELKKAKNTLMKMVQWQAYPEEMVTLSRGQAGLAKSSNLYQNSPTVDEYGVLRIDGRIGAASHIRFDTRYPVILPRKHFVTDLIVDYFHRAFGHANFETVVNEIRQFYHISRLRTVVKQIAAACQWCKLMKAKPTVPRMAPLPVARLASFTRPFTHTGIDLFGPLFVKVGRSAVKRWVCLFTCLTTRAVHVEVAYSLSTPSTVKCITRFVNRRGSPAEIYTDNGTNFTGADRLLRKMIDKINGELADTFTNTNTKWVFIPPSAPHMGGSWERMVRSIKTAMETAYCNDRKLDDEGLVTLVVAAEAIVNSRPLTYLPLDADEGEALTPNHFLMRSSNGVHQPSTEFTDSSLVVKSSWSSYKIRSNKVVSSSSNLIGMLSPTARVTCVPYEDDL, from the coding sequence ATGAATCCACGAAAGCCGGGAAAGGTCCGTTTAATCTGGGACGCTGCGGCAAAAGTAGATGGAATATCTCTGAATACGATGCTGCTTAAGGGTCCCGATCAGCTCACGTCGTTGCCAGCAGTGTTGTCTCGTTTCCGACAGTACAGAGTTGGAGTTTCTGCAGATATTCGAGAGATGTTCCACCAGATATTTATACGGGAACAGGATCGCCATTCGCAACGTTTCTTGTGGAGGAACAACTCAACAGAGCCTCTGAGCATCTTCTTGATGGACGTCGCCACCTTCGGTTCTACCAGTTCGCCAGCATCGGCACAGTTTGTGAAAAACAAGAATGCCGAAGAGTTCGCTGACCGTTTCCCTCGAGCTGTCGAAAGTATAGTGAAGAATCACTACGTTGACGACTTTCTCGACAGCTTCGAAAACGAAGAAGAAGCGGTGCGCGTGTCCCAGGAGACCAGCTTTATCCACCTACATGGAGGCTTTCAGCTTCGAAACTGGCTGTCGAACAGTGCTGAGTTGTTGAAGGAGATGAAGGAGGAAGGTCCGAATGATAGTAAAAGTTTCTGTTTAAACTCAGCGGAAGGGACTGATCGAGTGCTGGGAATGTTGTGGCTGACAGTGAATGACGAATTACGATTCTCCATGAAAATGAAGGACGAGATCCAGCTTGTGATTGACAAAGGAGAACGCCCAACAAAACGGCAACTTCTGAAATGCCTGATGGGAGTCTTCGATCCACTAGGACTTCTGAGTGTGTTCCTGATTCACGGCAAGATTTTGCTCCAAGACGTATGGCGAGCCGGCTTGTTGTGGGACGAGAAAGTACCGGAAGACATCTTCGACCGATGGACCAGGTGGACAGAGTTGTTTCCGAAGATTGAAGACCTACGGATCTCACGGTGCTACTTCACCAGAGCGACTGCAGACACCTACAAAGCTCTTCAACTTCACATCTTCGTCGACGCGAGTGAAGCCGCGTTTTCCGCCGTAGCCTACTTCAGAACGGCCAAATTTGAGAGTGAAGCTGAGTGCTCGTTGGTTGCTGCAAAAACAAAGGTTGCGCCACTGAAACCGCTCTCGATTCCGCGTTTGGAGCTGCAAGCAGCGGTCTTGGGGAGCCGTTTAATGACAACCGTCTTGGAGAGTCACACCGTTGAAGTGAAGCGATGCGTTCTCTGGAGTGATTCCGCAACGGTACTGGCCTGGTTACGGGCCGATCATCGTCGTTATAAGCAATATGTGGCGTGTCGCGTTGGAGAACTGCTATCAATAACTGAGGTTGCACAGTGGCGCTGGGTCCCCAGTAAATTAAATCCCGCGGATGCGGCTACGAAATGGGGCAAGAATCCGTGTCCTGGAACTGGTGACGTCTGGTTTAAAGGCCCGGAATTCCTTCAACAACCCGAGGAGAACTGGCCCAAGCAGACAACAACTTCTATTCCTCCAGAAGAGGAGCTCCGACCATGCTACATAATACAACAATCGCTTCTCCCTGAAGCTATCGTGGAGTTTACACGCTTCTCCAAATGGCGTCGTCTCCTGGGAGCAATAGCGTACGTACACCGCTTCATTGACAACTGTAGACGCCGATGTAGAGGAGAAGAGGCAGAAATGTTGTATCTAACACAAGACGAATTGAAGAAAGCGAAGAACACACTGATGAAGATGGTGCAGTGGCAAGCATATCCGGAAGAGATGGTCACATTGTCGAGGGGACAAGCGGGACTAGCGAAGTCAAGTAATCTGTATCAGAACTCTCCAACAGTGGATGAATACGGGGTGCTACGGATTGACGGAAGAATTGGCGCTGCTTCGCACATTCGATTCGACACTAGGTATCCGGTAATCCTCCCAAGGAAACATTTTGTTACCGATCTGATCGTAGATTACTTCCATCGTGCTTTCGGTCACGCTAATTTTGAAACCGTGGTGAATGAAATCCGGCAATTCTATCACATCTCTCGACTGCGGACAGTTGTGAAGCAGATTGCTGCTGCGTGTCAGTGGTGCAAATTGATGAAGGCGAAACCGACTGTTCCACGAATGGCACCACTCCCAGTGGCTCGATTAGCATCGTTCACACGACCATTTACTCACACCGGAATTGATTTGTTCGGACCGCTGTTTGTGAAAGTTGGAAGAAGCGCAGTTAAACGTTGGGTTTGCTTGTTCACTTGCTTGACTACTCGTGCAGTTCATGTTGAGGTTGCCTACAGCCTTTCTACGCCATCCACTGTGAAATGCATCACACGCTTCGTTAATCGTCGCGGCTCACCGGCAGAGATTTACACAGACAACGGCACGAACTTTACGGGCGCCGATCGACTGCTCAGGAAAATGATTGACAAAATAAATGGGGAATTGGCAGATACGTTCACGAACACGAATACAAAGTGGGTCTTCATACCTCCATCGGCACCCCACATGGGCGGATCCTGGGAAAGGATGGTGAGATCGATTAAGACAGCTATGGAGACTGCGTACTGCAACGACCGGAAGCTGGATGATGAGGGTTTGGTTACGCTGGTTGTCGCGGCCGAGGCTATTGTTAACAGCCGACCGCTCACATATTTGCCCTTGGATGCAGACGAAGGAGAGGCTCTCACGCCAAACCACTTCCTCATGAGAAGTTCCAACGGAGTACACCAGCCGTCAACAGAATTTACTGATTCTTCGCTGGTGGTCAAAAGCTCCTG